The genomic stretch ccggcatggcccatgttcgaacttgaccttcacatcatctagttacaacttctgacaagtgtggtgaaaatcggatttaaactacttgaaatagagagcggaaatagagagcggacaccatgctcaatgtgtaaaacgtactaagtgaccctgtgacctagtttatgacccggaaaggcccatgttcgaacttggccttaagatcatctagatacaacttctgaccaagtctggtgaagatcggatgaaaactacttgaattagagagcggacaacatactgaatgtttaaaacacactaagtgaccctgtgacctagtttttgacccggcaaggcccctgttcgaacttggccttaagatcatctagatacaacttctaacaaagtttggtgaagatcggatgaaaactacttgaattagagagcggacaacatactgaatgtttaaaacacactaagtgatcccgtgacctagttattgaccaggcaaggcccatgttcgaacttggcctagacatcatgtagatacaacttctgaccaagtttagtgaagatcggataaaaactacttaaattagagaggtaacaacatgctgaatgtttaaaacgcactaagtgacccgtgacctagtttttgacccgacaaggcccatgttcaatcttggcctagacatcatctagatgcaacttctgaccaagtttggtgaagatcggatgaaaactacttgaattagagagcggacaacatgatgaatgtttaaaacgcactaagttacgccgtgacctagtttttgacctggcaaggcccatgttcgaacttggcctagacatcatgtagatacaacttctgaccaagtttggtgaagatcggatgaaaagtacttgaattagagagcggacacttaatacggaccgacagactgaccgacagacaagttcactcctgtatacccccctaaacttcttttgtgggggtataatgatatGGCATTGCTATGTACAGAAAAAGGAACTACACGTACTTATAAATATGACTAACACTTCTATTTACTGGTAAGTAAGCCTTACAGTTTAAACAGTAATGTCTGTCCAATAAAAAGGAACACTTACGAGAAAAACAACACTGCCCAAAAATTTACTTGTATGTAACCTACACATTTAAGAGCTCCAAAATGAAGGAACTTTTAGGAAATAGAAGATATATGATGATTTTTTGAAAATCACAGCTATCTTACTTCAAACCACAAGAAAGTACAGAATAAATAAGGATAATTCATCAATAATCTGCTATGAAACTTTGACAAACAGAAGTTAATTGTCCAATACCCCTAtcccactcagaagctaagtgaaaatggctatatgcaaccagcattaaaccagaacagacttCCAGTCACTtgcatgttttatgctgtttgctgctctttgGTATCTTTAATTGTGAAAAGCAGCCTTAATAACAAGATTTTTAATAAGAAaggttttaaatataatatgattTTCCAAGGAGCTACAAATACATCAAAATGGGAATCTCAGTAGTTAAGGGATAACAAAGCACCTACTCGACTATCTCCTGTTGCCTAACAATCTCTTCATCCCGCTGTCTCAAGGTCACCTGCAGAATGTGGTTCTCCTTCTCGATGGCCTCTAACTGGGTCAATGTTCCCTCGTGACCTTTCTtcagaagttcaaggtcatgctTCACTTGCTGAGCTTCCATGGTGATTTCCTGGCGAACTTTTAGTTGCTCAGTCTCCTGGTTGACAaaggattaacccatttatgcccagtggactctcctatccttcttaattggatcaatttatttccaaaattaggggtgtcaagtatatttatgtctatatttagaatatttcataaagaaattcatttaagcaaacagcgcagacccagatgagacgccgcattatgcggcgtctcatctgggcatacgctgtttgcaatgtccttttttcaggacgctagacataaatgggttaaattatgttgttttaaatttagAAAAATCTTACTAATACACTAATAATATGTATTATCTAATTGTGTCCATTTTGACATGTTCTTCTAGGAAATAACTATTAGTCTAACATCTTAGACTTAAtcattgaattaaaaatatttttatcctTAATATACCCACACGCACTACTATTTTGAAGCTTTACCTTGATTAAAGTGGCACATTCAAATTTCCAATTAAATCTAACAGCTTTTAGCATTTGGATGGCATAAATAACATTACAGTGTTCAACAAACAAAGTGTTGATTCaaataaaatgatcttaaaaaatTCTCAATTGTCTGAAaactatttaatattattaaatgttaaatattaaacattgaaatgaaACAGACTGTTTGCTGAAGTTGAGTGTGAAAGGTTTAAACCCCCCAGCAATTTAGGGAGAAAGCATTGAAGTTGATGGTTAATATATTGTGTTCTTGGAAGCTTCTGTATTTGACCTCTGTAAAATACTACATTTAAATCCAAAGATAAGTATTTTGCGGTTTATGCTTTCATAGTTATACAAGTTTAACAATTTGggaaatattaagttgttaaatacaAGATCTTaatacaaacaagggctgtttgtaaaacatgcatgccccacccccatatgggctgtcagttgtagtggcagccattgtgtgaatacgttttttgtcactgtgaccttgacctttgacctagtgacccgaaaatcaataggggtcatctgccagtcatgatcaatgtacctatgaagtttcatgatcctaggcctaattattattgagttatcatcaggaaaccattttactgtttctactcactgtgaccatgacctttgacctagtgacctgaaaatttataggggtcatctgccagtcaagatcaatgttcctatgacgtttcatgatcctaggcgtaagcattcttaagttatgatccggaaaccattttactattttgagtcactgtgaacatgacctttgacctagtgacctgaaaatcaatattggtcatctgccagtcatgatcaatgttcctatgaaatttcatgatccaaggcgtaagcattcttcagttatcacccagaaaccattttaatattttaagtcactgtgaccttgacctttgacctagtgacctgaaaatcaataggggtcaccagtcatgatcaatgttcctacgaagtttcatgatcctagccctttcatgatcctaggcctaagcattcttgagttatcatcctgaagccattttactgtttcgagtcactgtgaccttgacctttgacctagtgacctgaaaatcaattggggatatctgccagtcatgatcaatgtaccaatgaagtttcatgatcctaggcctaggcattcttgagttatcatccagaaaccatttaactgtttcgagtcactgtgaccttgacctttgacctagtgacctgaaaatcaataggggtcatttgctagtcatgatcaatgtgcctatgaagtttcatgatccaaggcgtaagcattcttgggttatcatccggacaccattttactatttcgagtcactgtgaccttgacctttgacctagtgacctaaaaatcaaaagggatcatctgccagtcattatcaatctacccatgaagtttcatgatcctaggcctaagccttactgagttatcatctggaaaccatttaactattacGAGTCActatgatcttgaccttttaccaagtgacctgaaaatcaatatgggtcatctgccagttatgatcaatgtaccatgatcctagacctaagcgttcttgagttgtcacctggaaaccatctggtggacggaccgactgacagaccaatggaccgaccgacatgttcaaaacaatatacggaccgactgacagaccaatggaccaaccgacatgttcaaaacaatatacctcctcttcttcgaaggggggcataaatatcaaaaTAGAATTTTGCAAATTGATGGGTTTTGTTTATAGATTTTCTCAAAAGCTTTGTGAAAATTGGCCTTGAATAGGAGGAAAATGCAGCCCCCACAACATGCCTAAAACCTTATCCACTCAGATTGGGACAATTAAAATGGCCTTGTGCAACCAGCAAAAAAAAGAACAGCAAGCTATGCTATAAatgaagcccttaaaacttgaatccagtaagaataTAGTAAGAATGGTCATAAATTGTATTTGATTTGTAAAGGGACCTCAAACACATCAAAGTGCACATCTGTGTGGTTAAGGGTTGGGAcactactttctgcttttaatatatttttcatttaaagacagtctcttcttagcaaaaatccagttaaggcaaaaagtgtcgtccctgattagcctgtgtggactgcacaggctaatctggaaaaacacttaaggcacatgcattaaaccccattttcacagagcatggttcaTTTTATATCTAAAGCATAACATTGTTTAAAAGTTTTACATTTGGCCGATACAtacataatggaaaaagggcTAGACATTAAGTTCCACAACATTATTGAGGGTGTTACCCTTGggcaaaaattgtattatgttgaCAGAAATATATGAATGGAAATGAGAACACAAAACACAATATATCGATCTCATTCAGGAAATGATGGAActagttttaaaaataaaagtagaGATAATAACAAGTGCtgccccaataaatgctttgatagaaaatattgaaatgcactaagtgacccagtttttgacccggcatgacccatattccaacttgacctagatattggctagatacaacttctgaccaagtttggtaaagatcagatcaaaactatttgaattagaaagtggccacgaaaagtgtgacagactgacagtgcgaaaactatataatccttttctttgaaagggggcataaaaatgagaataatagaagtagtagttattATCATAACAATGACAATAGTAATAACTGACCTTCTCACTGGTGCTGGCTATCAGTTTAGACTTGTCCACTTTCATCTTGTGTATCTCCTGATAGAGATACTGCACCTCCGCAGCCAGCCTCGTCTTAATGTCCCGCTCCTCTCTCAACACTTTCTGTAGGCTCTCGTTGCTGGTCTGCAGGTGAAGGACTGAAACACACAGCAGTTAATGTACAGTATCCGTACAGTTTCAGTCTATAAACAGGCAGGTAAAAGTACATTATTTGCTTACTAGACAGGCAGGTAAGAATAGAGAATTTGATTATGAGACAGGCAGGTAAACGCATTTTCTTATTAGACAGGCAGGTGAATAAAGTTTTTGATTATTAGACAGGAAAGCAAAAGCATAGTATCTGTTAAAAAGACAGGCAGGTAGAAGTATAGTTTTTGTTTATAATCAGGCAAGAGTACAGTATTTGTTAATAAACAAGGCAGGCAAATTGACTTTTGCTTACTTTCTAGGCAGGTAAAAGTAcattattatatacctgttttatgcttttaacaaaatacaggttgtatcaatcgttgaaaaaaaaacaacgtattacgcaactcgctgtttccaattccataTTACCATAATAGCcagactacttcgacccatttaatgacgtcacattacgcgcgtcgaaaatataaatattttatataacaaaatatattacgtagttcatcgtgtgacgtcatttctgtgacgaaatacaatagttttatctaaactctatggaatttaaggacatgtcggacgtggtgttttttaacagtaaacaatttaaaaacattgaacgaattcaaaatgtattttggagtgtgtgtttatcatgcataaatgtatattttgataggattacaataaaatagtgtgatttaaactaagtttcgaaaaacacatggaagatagaagtggaagtgcatattgtttcaacgtttttgttataaacatccaATTAAAGTTGTTAATtgatataaacattggattaacgatgggattaaggtaagcgtgtcggaaacctttagttttcccggttcgaatgtttacacattaatttacataaactgtattcatacacGTCTTAAATAAATGGCGTACcgtttttgtcattgttttgtcagttttgttaaagtaaaaaatacaattgttgactgtttttgttagttgttgtatataataaacactctcgtggcttgtgctatttcgcatcacactcgaggctccgcctctcgtatgatacgtcatcacacaagccaatCGAGttatacaaactcttggaacaattgactagcataATATTCTGTATGTATTTTACTCAGCAGACAGGTAGGTAAAATTATAGTATTTGCATAATAGACAGACAGGGTAAAAGTGTACTATGTGCTTATTTAAATATTAGACAGGCAAGTAAAAGTATAGTATTTATTAATTAGAAAGGTAAAAAGTGCAGTAATTGTTCACAAGACATGGAGGTAAAAGAGTATTTCTAAAATACACAGGCAGGTAAAAGTAGAGTAAGGTATAAGTAGAGCATTTGCTTTTTAGACAAGCAGGTTAAAGTACAATATTTGCTTATAAGACCGGTGCGTAAAAGTACAGTATTTGCGTATGAGACAGAAAGGTTAAAGTACAGAATTTGCATATTAGACAGATAGGTTAAAGTACAGTATTTGATTATGAGACAGGCAGGTAAAAGTACAGAATTTGCATAATAGACAGATAGGTTAAAGTACAGTATTTGATAATGAGACAGGCAGGTAAAAGTAGAGTATTTGCTAATTAGACAGTGTATCAAAAGTACACTATTTGCTTTTCACACAAGCAGATAAAAGTACAGCATTTTTATTACAGACATGTCCTTATGCTCCCCTCTTCTCTGAACAGATATTTTTAAAGGCTGATTCAGCAAGCGCAGGACAGTACCAAAAAAGGATAAATAAATGAAAGGCAACATTCAAATGTGTATTTTGATGGGACAGTGAAATTGGGCATTTTAAAGGaaagctgtaaaaaaaaaaataatttgaatttatCAAGAGTGAACAAGGGCTTACTTTCAAAGTTGATATCTTTTGGTTCATTTTCTCCTTCCTTTTCTTTCAGTTGTTGGTTTAACATGCGAACCTTTCTGCAATATTCAACAAGATGATGCAATAAAAATATGCCAGTTGAAGCCATGTCAATATTGATTAATGGTCGCATTCAAATAAGCAAACGTCCAAAAGTGGATTGGATCAATATCAAggacaaaacaagagcaccgcataatgggtgccactcTCGGCTGCAGGtttagttttgaataaatgaagcttgacagatcttttttttttttagaagtcatagtgaccttgacctttgacctagtgacccaaaattgggtgtggcatgtaaaactcatcaaggtgcagctacatatgaagtttcaaagttgtaggttgaagcactttgattttagagccaatgtttaaaaccttgacaaaatgttaaggttttagcacgacgcggacgacacgacgataGATATGACACGacagacacgacgagctggctatgacaatacctcgggatttctccaaaaacagccaagctaatgaggtcaggtgatgtgacTATGGCGATAATGGTCACAGATAACATTGATACAAGCATTTAAGCTTTGTTACAATCTATATTGTAGTGTCATTGCCGGAAGGCCAAACTGTTTGACCTTCTCAATTACTCTCAGTCAAAAAGTGGGGTCAAGGTCAGTGTATGACCAGGCGATGTGGGTATGTCGATGTCATTCAAAGATAGCATCCatgaaagtatcaaagctttgttaGATGAATTATTATGTGAGACcaaagggaggcggaaaactacaacgggggaggcatggtcaggggtgataaccccaaaaaagggttagggtaagggttaggggtcgggttagggttgggattaggctaacccaaaccctaacccgacccctaacacttaccctaaccctctaacccccccttgcgcaataccataccatgcctcgcccgttgtcgttttccgcccccccccccccccccccccccccgagacCAAATGTGTCATTTTGAGCTAACCTCCTACAAAAGgttgtaaacaagagatgtgtttgtcagaaacacaatgccccctactgcgccactttgatttattttatttttttatcatttggcaggtacagataattatctccctttaaagctaattacttcccttggatttgtttttttttacctttgaccttgaaggatgaccttgacctttcatcaatcaaaatgtgcagctccatgagatacaaatgcatgccaaatatcaagttgctatcttcaatattgcaaaagttctcgcaacgaaggttaaagttgggacagaatgacagacagacgggccaaaaacaatatcccccgatcattcgatcagggggcataaaaactaagaGACAGACCAGACATTTATTCCTCTAGGCAACTTCAGATGTTGGGATCATTAGAAGTTTTCCAGTACattatacatacaaaataaattggaAGTCCTAAATTCTATGACAATATGCATATACATTAACAAGAGATAACCCAAGACAACGCCCTCGACTATTATTCCGCTAAGGTAAAGTATGTAAATTTTCAGTAACCTGGAATTCAATATAAATTTACATCTGGTTGTCAATCAAGTTTTAACCCATAAATAATGGAAAAACTTCCACCCCACGgttaactttatacatgtacttctaaaaaaagtttttaaaagccTGTTTGAGAAATATTTAAGCCTATTttttagggatggcatcgaataccaatatcggtattcgaatgttcacAAATTCATTCAATCCAATATTCGCATAAAATGGTTGGAtttattttaccttgttatgtgtaaATTTCCATTGgcttgtaagttatatccgtttgctaaatacgaggctgtttattaacgttgctatcgaaaaattgtatcgctgtcgactatactgtgatcgggcacaaatagaatgaaaaacatcgtgtcatagaattttattttttaatgattccacagatttgtagcagaccgcgcatatgtaaaactaagttaaCACACATtgcacgttgcggtcttcttatccacagaccgtgtaaagtattccatactgccgaaggggctggtggcattttcagatttgaattatgattccttgatgattgttttgtttatatcatctgttacttttgagtaattaacatattttaatgtctgttcaaactgtgatcacaaaaactaaattattattcgcaagtaaattgaagcccttaattggtacctaattgacaaacaacagttcgggccctttcttatagtaagtatattgcattgcgcgatttgagtaattcacacattttaatggctgtacatactgtgatcacaaaacttaattattattcgccactcaattgaaaccgttaattggcaccccattggcaaacaacggtcggggcctttcttagagcgtgtatattgcattgcgcaatcaacactgatacgggccgcgctatcagtttgacacgaagaacgtcacgtcaaacatgtttctcccaggtgatttcggttgctttttagtaagcggttcgcaggtcattaaatattggtgaaattacgtttggataaaaattgaaatatgcgaatatcatttttattattcaaatgctgaccattcaatcgaattttcgaataattttgccatccctactaTTTTTTGCTAGAATTTCACAAGACAGACATACCAGCGACCTTCCTAATTTTTAAATGGTGCTTCCAAAACTTGGTGGCCACCATTAGTGTTGACCCATGTATATTTGCGGTATAAAAACACATCAACAAACACAAAAATAAGAACCCAACCTTCTCAACTGGCTGTTTTCACTCCTGAGAGGTTGAATGGCAAGGTCAATCTCTGTCTggaggttaaaggtcaaggccaGCTGGGGAATGGAGTTGACTGTGTCATCAAGGTCACCCACCAGTCTGTTGACCTCAACATCTTCTGTAAAGGGAAACATGGTATGAAACCAATTTATAAAGTAGCAAATATGTTTGTACATGCAAACAGACAACACAGCAGCGCACTTATGGAGCTCAGTtacattttcaaaacacaatcttgttcacagagtttagtgtgtttttttaaacaatcctCAAATCACTTTACTTGCAACACTAAAATATTTTGAATAGTTTAACATAGTTACATTAACTATGAAAAGGACACTATTTTAAACAATGTGCTTGCCCTTGGGATAAAATCTTGGTCAACAAGAAGAACAAGGTAACTTGCTGCCACTACACAACGCAAGCCTTTGACTCTGTATTGTAGTTCAAACAATATGTTggtaatacatgtttttgtttatttatcaataaaaagcattacaAATACTTATCTTTTTTATGACTTCAAATTGGTGCATATCATTAAACCAATTcatattattataagttttcatatTCAGGAGTATTATTTTTGATGTATGACATGATGCATACATACATAAACTGTAAAAGCTTTATCACAAATCCTAAcataaattacatttacaaaatctTACTAATGACTCTATTGCATTCCTTCAACTCCTTCAGCAGGTAGCGTAGCTTTCTTATGCCAATATCACTGGCTGCAATCGCCTTGGCGTTGGCTGAGCTGTGATACCCTGGAATAGACAAACATTtcagcctctttctgggaaaactgggcttaatgcatgcacataaagttggagcccagattagcctgtgcattacacacaggctaatcagggaaccACAATTTGCACTTAAACaggatttttgttcagaaaagATTTCTTTCAAACGGGAGAAACATCCAAATAGAGTAAAAAAAGGTGTCCCTGATGAGCCGGTTCTGACTGCACAGgttcatctgggacaacacttgactcacttacattaagcccagtttccccacaATGAAACTCATATGCAATGAACTAGGGACTCGTGGACAGTGCTCCTGTATGGTATTTTGCTGCTTAACAAAGTGGCTTTCAAAAATCAGAAATGTTggatgataaataaaatataatatatacatatatatatatatatatatatatatatatatatatatatatatattgaaaaaataaacaagcgTCGCATGggtataaaaaaattgtattaatatatgttgatcggtttcgcacagctcatcagggcatataaaatatacaacaataacgTCAAATTGTCAAATTGTTATATTATGACGTCAAACGTCAAATTATAACAATGAATTTAACAGGggcttaaataaatcaataaaaaattgttCTTTTGCTAATCTAGCTGAAACAGAGTCCGAATAtaacttataaaatggaaatatttaaaattttggttCCATTTTAGAACAATCATCAAGATGTTTGCTTAAGGGCATTTGTCTTGTTGAGTTATCGggcatttgttgttcatgaatagttcgtCGATTACGTAGTTTATCTCCAGTTTGTCCaatgtaatatttattgcaaccactacatactaatacataaataacatttttgacacatcacatgacatttctgttttgattttaaatattttaccattaaaattaaagtttttgcCTTCTATCATATTACAAGCATTATATTTTATGaccacattatatatataatatataatgtggTCATAAAATATAATGCTTGTAATCAACCTCCTAAGATTGGTTGGTGATTGATAAGAAAATACAAAGATGTTTGAAGAACCCAAGTACTAAGTATAActttaaacagaaaaataaacacataaatatcattatatacgaaataaataacaatttcacATAACTGTTCTGCctttgtatatttcatttttgttatgtattctttttatatttattactatttgaatatttatattattattctcATACCTAAACTGGCTCCTTCCAGGGATGCCTGGCCCAACTGAAGGCTAGGGGCAGACAGCTGAGAAGTGGAGACTCCATGTTGACCTACTGCTGAGGACAGTACACTGGCTGCTTGAGGGACATTCATAAGGGGCCAGCTGATTGGCTGATTCTGTAGGGGAGGGGCTGGGACGTGGCCAATCACAGTGGGCGTCTGAGAATCATCAGGAATGAATACAATTTTCCCTCCTAAACTACTGGAGCCACTGTTATTGGAAATGTTTTGATTCTTTGGAGTTGAGGAGGTTAAAGCAGACAGGTTTTGAGACTCATTTTTCTGTTGGGCTCCCATTCTGAACGTGTTGCCCTTGGTTGTTTGCTGAACTGATGATTTATATGGACTCTTTTTTCTTTCCACAGGTAAATCCCTTTCAGGGACTTCATCCAATGACATCTGACCTCTGTTATGACCCAAAGTGGCGTCACTTCCATCAGACTTACTTTCAGAGCTGCCAGAAATACTTTCCTCAGTTTTGCACTGTAAATTATGGTCAATATTTTTATTGGAATATACAAGCTGCCCATGTTTCACACTATCAGGCTTGGATTTATATATCTGGTATTGTGAACATGCCTCTTGTTGCTGAGATTTACCATGAGTCTTTTCACACAAGACATCAGACTTTTCAGATCTAACGGATTCTCTTAAAGAATCCCTCTCTCCCCTCTCAATTACACTAGCAGTTCCACTTTCAGGCTGTCCAACAGTCTCAACATTACTCTTTTGTCTATTGGCAACTTCTTTGAGGTCTTTAAAATTTAAGACCCAGTTCTGTGGCGGCAGAAACTCTTTAGAATCCCCTGAGATATAGTGCTGGAATGCCGTAAGGGAGCTGTTTGTACTTGCAGGATTCTCAGTATCAATGAAGTCCTCGCCAGTCGATGGCATGACCGGCCGAAACATTGAGTCTCTCTGTGGAATAGTGAAACCTAGACTACCTCGGGCAGTGCCCCCAGAATCTCTTGTAGCTTGTGGTAGTAGGTCAGACGATTCCCTCCCAAAAGCTTCTAACTGGCGGTTATTCTTACTTACTAATTCTCTTGTGGTAGGTGCTTTTTCAGACCATTCTCTCCCGAGGGCTTCTGATTGCAGGAAATTGGTACTAACTAGGTCATGCTGACCTGTAATCATAGTTAAAAATGTGGATGTAAATTTGACACCATTTTTGTTAAGAACCACTTAAAATTTTGATGCAcgtaaataagtttttttatgtAAGGTAAACAAATGATAAATATGAAGAAGGAAATATATAGTAAATTTATTTTGGGTATTGATAGCttcaacacatttaaaacacTGTATATATGTCAAATtcagtctttgcatgtacatgtctttgtatattgattgtatatacatatatcacaaaatgaataaaatcattGAAACATAGAAAACAAATCATGCTAACCTAAGCTGCCCTTCTGTTCACTAAGTGCACATTGTTGCAATAAAGGCACAGGAATCCTACTATTGCTACTTCCATTGCCTCTAGTGTCAGCTGACGCTATATGAATATCCATAGCGTTTAACTTCTGTAGAGTTTCCTTGGCAACGGCCTCCTGAATCTGTTGATTTTTCTTCAGCTCAAGCTGCTTGTATATCTCCACCATCTGGGCCATGTTCTGAAGATGGTTCAAGCTCGGTGGCACAGAGGAGACTGTGGAGATATCACGTTCAGG from Dreissena polymorpha isolate Duluth1 chromosome 10, UMN_Dpol_1.0, whole genome shotgun sequence encodes the following:
- the LOC127847597 gene encoding uncharacterized protein LOC127847597 isoform X2 — translated: MFAKPASKKMSTPVNKQKVSAKPKAVSVKSGVKTTQHGKRSKSDSTKNGKAFKPAQRPDAGYSLYSTDSEDQVTLAFNEMETCEKILTHLKKPSTKSKGKSKVKRNETTSPPRPLNENPPVSTIVPGLSSMYGTPFPYGAAQLLRQVYGHDSATNPIFNSRLASSTPDPEKLAADTSACQLPNASESNIQQDVPERDISTVSSVPPSLNHLQNMAQMVEIYKQLELKKNQQIQEAVAKETLQKLNAMDIHIASADTRGNGSSNSRIPVPLLQQCALSEQKGSLGQHDLVSTNFLQSEALGREWSEKAPTTRELVSKNNRQLEAFGRESSDLLPQATRDSGGTARGSLGFTIPQRDSMFRPVMPSTGEDFIDTENPASTNSSLTAFQHYISGDSKEFLPPQNWVLNFKDLKEVANRQKSNVETVGQPESGTASVIERGERDSLRESVRSEKSDVLCEKTHGKSQQQEACSQYQIYKSKPDSVKHGQLVYSNKNIDHNLQCKTEESISGSSESKSDGSDATLGHNRGQMSLDEVPERDLPVERKKSPYKSSVQQTTKGNTFRMGAQQKNESQNLSALTSSTPKNQNISNNSGSSSLGGKIVFIPDDSQTPTVIGHVPAPPLQNQPISWPLMNVPQAASVLSSAVGQHGVSTSQLSAPSLQLGQASLEGASLGYHSSANAKAIAASDIGIRKLRYLLKELKECNRVIKDVEVNRLVGDLDDTVNSIPQLALTFNLQTEIDLAIQPLRSENSQLRRKVRMLNQQLKEKEGENEPKDINFEILHLQTSNESLQKVLREERDIKTRLAAEVQYLYQEIHKMKVDKSKLIASTSEKETEQLKVRQEITMEAQQVKHDLELLKKGHEGTLTQLEAIEKENHILQVTLRQRDEEIVRQQEIVETMKESISELLHELEQSRCEDRNWDHNQSYGLNRLLKIVEGDGQAGFTVRRGQQLAATKPLQRTPERRSRAAERRELDFDDSGATTSTARLTQEALADHNRHHLPVRAMTNGRQGPASESELDTLVDLQMKRDMGGAWNDRPGQRRTSSLSPVRLKNDQPGRDVRDLRGPGFPPMRSGAVALRDAGGNVGAERETYRPRPSRERIKRWESEEVKDGREELSPARGIRNRQPYNRGQMVGEYSPSRARAQQGYSSGGRATDGLQDGTEVSVEQSRYSVTDYFRKYHPQDTVTRPIETLVNKGLPPRGRYLNNRVAEFYTSSEADDRTAKSSEATGVVRNAQRLAKFRGRSADHTISAIHDDDNVSSVSMSSVTTANTVDEGKFRQGIATLDANIARLQQALLKTKSMLS